CACATCGCCTTCTTCCGGCGAACGATCCCTTCTTCCCATGCGGATGATCCTCAAAATCCGTATCCGACTGGGGATGGACCGGATATTCCCGTTCGTGAGCAGGATTGGAATGACACCAATATCAGAGCGATTTTTGCATCGAGGTGCCCATTCATGGCAAATGCATCGATAATTGTTATTCTGCATCGACTTCGTGCAGGAATTGTTCCATAAACCCGATCGATCATGCAGTATGCGAGGGAAGGGATTCGAACCCCTGAACTTCTTCAAGACTGGACCCTAAATCCAGCGCCTTTGACCTGGCTCGGCAACCCTCGCCCTGAATATCGCATAATTGATCGACTCCTGATGAGTTATAGGTTGCTCCGTGAACGGCAGAACGCGGTACGATTTCGTGCGGTTCGCCCCGGGGCGGATGCCGGCAGTCTCCGTTTTCGCCGGGCCCCACCAGACGCTCGTCCAGGCAGCAGGGATCGCGTCCGCAGAAGCCCTGTTTGGGGTTTCTCGTTTGCGACAGGGGCATATTCGGTGTCAGAAGCAGAAGGCAGATCCTCGGCAGTGCGATGTATTAATTACTCAAGAGCGCAATATTCCGGTAACTGGAAACCTTAATCGCACCGCACAACAACCTCTACTGTCGGAGTTCCCTGAATGCTGGATGTTGTGGCGCGAATTTTTATCGCGTCTGCCGTCTGCTGGCTCATTTTCGTTCCCATCGACATACTCTTCCGGCTGCCGGAGAAGGGCGGCGTGAGCGGGGCGACGGCGATCGGGAGAGCGATCGAGCATGACGGCGGGGCGCTCGCCGGCGGCTACATGATGGGCAACATCGTCTCGTCACCGGACGCCTCCGCCGGAACCCTGCTGGCGTCCATCGGCGTCTATATCGCCGGCATCCCCGGCGGGCTCTTTGCCGCCCTCCTGGTCTACATCGGAAACCGCATCTGCCATGATCCCGGCTATGCCGGCACCACGGGGGCGATCGCCGCCACCTTCGCCGTCTTCGGGTTCACCCAGATCGGGTTTCTGGCATCGGACTTCATCGCGGGGATGGTGATCGCCATCCTGACCATCCAGGGCATCTCGCACGTGCATGCCAGCAGTATCCTGGCGCGTCTGTGGAGCGTGAGGCGCGGATGATCCCCGCAGAACTGTCTCTCGCATTCTGTGCAGGCATCGCCCTCTTCTCGGCATTCCGCATCGTCCTGGAGAGGAGAACCCTTCGGAAACTCCCGTACCTGAACGTGCTCGGGTTTGCCATCGCGGGATCGGTTGCCCTGATCGTTCCCCACCCGCTCGCCATCGTCGCGGCGGCTGCCTACTTTGTCGGATCGACTCTCGAGTCCAATGCGATCGCGAGCGCTTACGCCGGAGGGATAGAGACGCGTGAATGAGGGATTCGCTCTCGTCTTCGGCTTC
Above is a genomic segment from Methanomicrobiales archaeon containing:
- a CDS encoding DUF2109 domain-containing protein — translated: MIPAELSLAFCAGIALFSAFRIVLERRTLRKLPYLNVLGFAIAGSVALIVPHPLAIVAAAAYFVGSTLESNAIASAYAGGIETRE